A single window of Huiozyma naganishii CBS 8797 chromosome 10, complete genome DNA harbors:
- the AIM44 gene encoding Aim44p (similar to Saccharomyces cerevisiae YPL158C; ancestral locus Anc_8.681), with protein sequence MIIRTPTRTKTKSFKGDQMDFKFPSNESIHSGSKSIDLNNHYLLNESLGSQGKSAKVEGGLTVSSPILSDYTTGSNTNTNAVSNSSNGYYLFANISDNTTSPTFFQEQAHGEGTSSTHSDTVSLLHLNRPEKSATVSPENKRISLSHQNTIMSSIPENSIPNKTNTSIAPASNVSYDIISSRTMSHNNIILPSSSSSSSMSTAYSRGSLRKGVPSVKRTALHLYRKPSMKRVDSVRFPSDSTNGHSMGGVRKVTKNVAPLDEDKPLISSPSQLKRPTRPLKRSNAVKCKGGLLRYFELLGIRIKKSLNKLRIIVRRKLFSYNRSSSVPSSTKPRGKKLAEKKAKKSAAGASSKKLDELKKQNSVPYTPSRRASSSGDVGYVSKLKRSASQRMLKQLPVTPNLDDEPKLPEGTVPAKSNTLRRTNSSIRRAASILTASSPSTAPYQPSNPNLRNSYMDHSNGSGFTGRSSHLVKSAGSKSLNLLARQQSIVVKNKVIPLTMNRYPSADKSEKPHNDFEAEHDFAPIQEEEENDTRSVSSMGSSIFTDVKTHVDEPQASETVDEQDLSQMKSEMVGMLSEYLTQIIYKRIAARIQEVQWDNSRAAEQAGELPYGKFLDNLLSDYEDSEDFDSDASSYTTVSTGSDTVSTGSDYEESKLYTVPETAMPELTSAVLASKPLFGRYQDTLLHSSAVAASVHRSLTLPVGLTI encoded by the coding sequence ATGATTATCAGGACACCGACTAGAACGAAGACTAAATCATTCAAAGGGGATCAAATGGATTTCAAGTTTCCCTCCAATGAGAGTATACACAGTGGTTCCAAGTCAATTGATTTGAATAACCACTACCTGCTGAACGAATCCCTTGGTTCTCAGGGCAAATCAGCGAAAGTGGAGGGCGGCCTTACTGTCAGTTCACCCATTTTATCAGATTACACGACAGGGTCAAatacaaacacaaacgCAGTATCCAACTCTTCCAATGGGTACTACTTATTTGCGAACATATCAGATAATACCACTTCGCCAACTTTCTTCCAAGAGCAGGCTCACGGAGAGGGTACTTCCTCGACGCACTCCGATACGGTGTCCCTCCTACACCTCAATAGACCAGAAAAATCTGCTACGGTGTCCCCCGAGAACAAGAGAATCTCTCTAAGCCACCAGAACACCATTATGAGCTCCATCCCTGAGAACTCGATACCGAACAAAACTAATACCTCCATAGCTCCGGCAAGTAATGTCTCCTACGATATTATATCGTCGAGAACAATGTCCCACAATAATATTATTCTTCcctcgtcatcctcctcgtcctcgatgaGTACAGCTTACTCTAGGGGCTCCCTAAGGAAAGGTGTCCCCTCCGTCAAGAGGACAGCATTGCATTTATACAGGAAACCTAGCATGAAGAGAGTGGATTCGGTGCGGTTCCCCTCAGATTCGACAAATGGACATAGTATGGGGGGTGTTCGCAAAGTGACAAAGAACGTGGCCCCCCTAGATGAGGATAAACCATTGATCAGCAGTCCCtctcaattgaagagaccGACGAGGCCGTTGAAGAGGTCTAATGCGGTAAAATGTAAAGGTGGGTTACTACGGTACTTCGAGTTGCTAGGGATCAGAATcaagaaaagtttgaacaagttaCGGATTATAGTACGGAGGAAGCTGTTTTCATACAATAGGTCCTCCAGCGTCCCCTCAAGTACGAAGCCTAGGGGCAAGAAACTTGCCGAgaagaaggcgaagaaaAGTGCCGCGGGGGCAAGTTCAAAGAAGCTGGATGAACTCAAGAAGCAAAATAGTGTGCCTTATACACCCTCTAGAAGGGCATCCTCCTCAGGGGATGTCGGCTATGTCtccaaattgaaaagatcTGCCTCTCAAAGAATGTTGAAACAGTTACCGGTCACCCCCAATTTGGACGATGAGCCTAAGCTACCAGAGGGGACAGTTCCAGCGAAGAGTAACACTCTGAGAAGAACCAACTCCAGCATTAGAAGGGCCGCATCTATTTTGACCGCCTCATCCCCCTCTACGGCGCCCTACCAGCCTTCAAATCCTAATCTCAGAAACTCGTACATGGACCACTCCAACGGGTCTGGTTTCACTGGCCGCAGTTCTCACTTGGTAAAATCCGCCGGTTCCAAATCGCTGAATCTACTGGCTAGACAGCAATCAATTGTGGTGAAGAATAAAGTGATCCCCTTGACGATGAACCGGTACCCCTCCGCAGACAAGAGTGAGAAGCCGCACAACGACTTCGAAGCGGAGCACGATTTTGCACCCATCcaggaggaggaggagaacgacACCCGTTCCGTCTCCAGTATGGGGTCCTCAATCTTCACCGATGTAAAGACTCACGTGGACGAGCCACAAGCGAGCGAGACGGTAGATGAACAAGATCTCTCTCAGATGAAGTCGGAGATGGTAGGGATGTTGAGCGAGTACTTGACCCAGATCATCTACAAGAGAATTGCCGCAAGAATACAGGAGGTCCAGTGGGATAACTCCCGCGCGGCTGAACAAGCGGGCGAGCTGCCCTACGGGAAATTCTTGGACAACTTACTCAGCGACTACGAGGACAGCGAAGATTTCGACTCGGACGCCAGTTCATACACCACCGTATCTACAGGATCCGACACTGTATCTACAGGATCCGACTACGAGGAGAGCAAGTTGTATACTGTCCCTGAAACAGCGATGCCCGAATTGACCTCAGCCGTTCTTGCATCGAAACCGCTGTTCGGCAGATACCAAGACACGCTACTGCACTCGTCTGCCGTTGCAGCATCGGTCCACAGGTCCTTGACACTACCCGTAGGGTTAACCATCTGA
- the KNAG0J01770 gene encoding uncharacterized protein (similar to Saccharomyces cerevisiae YPL162C; ancestral locus Anc_8.686): MNYKPKKGTCQLLGPVSLIIQCLMGLLVVMVLLLKRNYEHPRRKLIVWAYDISKQMIGSLVIHFLNLGISVWKRRSSSVRFLFHMAGAGDDGDDGDDGEQCDWYFVNLLMDTTLGIPILWVTLHYIEKLAHMCNITNVESGNYFEEHHTLEPELDLDSNECTGWCGSFHMQGKIPLFSAFCKQLVVFILGLVGMKFVIFLVLNYFEDMAYWFANLVLGWSDPWPNFQVFLVMFVSPVLLNCFQYCCIDNIIKLHHLNKENLDNFESKDNVAMLVGDVEESETDERSAPACSSNESSVYNSLLGVKGKPQRDGRSSYGSNG, encoded by the coding sequence ATGAATTACAAGCCAAAGAAGGGGACGTGCCAGCTGTTGGGCCCAGTTTCCCTTATAATACAGTGTCTCATGGGATTACTCGTCGTCATGGtgcttcttttgaagaggaactACGAACACCCACGCAGGAAACTGATCGTTTGGGCCTACGATATAAGCAAGCAGATGATCGGATCGCTAGTGATCCACTTCTTGAACCTGGGCATCAGTGTGTGGAAGAGGCGATCGTCCTCGGTGCGGTTCCTCTTCCATATGGCAGGGGCAGGGGACGACGGGGACGACGGGGACGACGGGGAGCAGTGTGACTGGTATTTTGTGAACCTGCTGATGGATACCACACTGGGTATCCCCATACTGTGGGTCACTTTGCATTATATAGAGAAGCTGGCGCACATGTGTAACATCACAAACGTCGAAAGCGGGAACTACTTTGAGGAACACCACACGTTGGAGCCGGAGTTGGATTTAGATAGTAACGAGTGTACCGGGTGGTGTGGTTCGTTCCACATGCAGGGCAAGATCCCGCTGTTTTCCGCCTTTTGCAAGCAGTTGGTCGTGTTTATCTTGGGACTCGTCGGTATGAAGTTCGTTATATTTTTGGTGCTCAACTACTTCGAGGACATGGCGTACTGGTTCGCAAACCTTGTTCTGGGATGGTCAGACCCGTGGCCGAACTTTCAAGTGTTTCTGGTGATGTTCGTCTCCCCAGTGCTGCTCAACTGCTTCCAGTACTGCTGCATCGacaacatcatcaaactGCATCACCTCAACAAAGAGAACTTGGACAATTTTGAGTCCAAGGACAACGTAGCGATGCTTGTGGGGGACGTCGAAGAGTCTGAAACAGACGAGAGAAGCGCGCCAGCGTGTTCAAGTAATGAAAGCAGCGTCTACAACAGTCTACTTGGAGTGAAGGGTAAACCTCAACGCGACGGTAGATCATCCTACGGGTCCAATGGGTGA
- the PET20 gene encoding Pet20p (similar to Saccharomyces cerevisiae PET20 (YPL159C); ancestral locus Anc_8.682) codes for MPVKLRSPLMILSRVDSETVLISRTRQLSLNLLRYQSTYTFPESAVHPKSKRGGKVKQVSRRAACTLQSVQTAKAQAQAQMEVPLRTRKKYRYHPLPSVPSTQHIEANDMCTELLYSGYRPLFLDSTALERGLLAAKEQASFTQSASPTGSTFYEIAMKLEDPACIWANSATGLEKYTEWDNIPYSVANSLKPFVPPSSGGHAAVKAAAGGSARALDVLLTVQNLLSKNKTSEGGNARGGRKKPVLTVLDMKKDSEES; via the coding sequence ATGCCCGTGAAGTTGAGGTCGCCACTGATGATTCTGTCCCGGGTGGACAGCGAGACTGTCCTGATATCGAGAACGAGGCAGCTGTCGCTGAATCTGCTGCGGTACCAGTCGACGTACACGTTCCCGGAGAGTGCTGTTCACCCGAAGAGCAAACGCGGTGGGAAAGTGAAGCAGGTTTCGCGGAGGGCCGCGTGCACTTTGCAGTCTGTGCAGACGGCGAAGGCGCAGGCGCAGGCGCAAATGGAGGTCCCGCTGAGAACGAGGAAAAAGTATAGGTACCATCCGCTGCCCTCAGTGCCGTCGACGCAACATATAGAGGCCAATGATATGTGCACGGAGTTGCTGTACTCTGGGTACAGACCGTTGTTTCTGGATTCAACTGCCCTGGAAAGAGGGTTGTTGGCCGCAAAAGAGCAGGCATCCTTCACTCAAAGTGCGAGCCCCACGGGGAGTACTTTTTACGAGATAGCTATGAAGTTGGAGGACCCGGCTTGTATCTGGGCGAATTCGGCAACTGGGCTGGAGAAATACACTGAGTGGGACAATATCCCGTACTCTGTCGCGAACAGCCTGAAACCGTTTGTACCACCGTCAAGTGGGGGGCACGCGGCAGTCAAGGCCGCAGCGGGGGGAAGTGCTCGCGCTCTGGATGTTTTGCTCACTGTGCAGAACCTGTTGTCCAAAAATAAAACCAGTGAGGGAGGTAATGCCAGGGGAGGCAGGAAAAAGCCAGTGCTGACAGTTCTTGATATGAAGAAGGACTCAGAGGAGTCGTGA
- the KNAG0J01780 gene encoding uncharacterized protein (similar to Saccharomyces cerevisiae SRL1 (YOR247W) and SVS1 (YPL163C); ancestral locus Anc_8.687), giving the protein MLLTKSLAILSTFTLCIGVTHHNETGYHSAGTATPSTILSAHNATDAETHTLTTTEESTVYNTVWYTSLQSPIVSVHTSESTTTHKDTSTTYTSTITRLLTVTQTMKRQNVATFEDTQGPVKIETATQCPGATETQYVTVTGEVTYVTTTKQPGTHYVTVTAGVAQEGNKWANGTVATAR; this is encoded by the coding sequence ATGCTACTAACGAAGTCTCTCGCTATTCTTTCCACTTTTACTCTCTGCATTGGTGTCACGCACCACAATGAGACGGGATACCACAGTGCTGGTACTGCGACCCCATCAACGATATTATCAGCACACAACGCCACCGATGCAGAGACGCACACGCTGACAACTACAGAAGAAAGTACAGTTTATAACACAGTGTGGTACACCTCGTTACAGTCACCAATAGTGTCGGTACACACCTCTGAATCCACGACAACACACAAGGATACTAGCACAACGTACACATCCACGATAACACGGCTTCTGACAGTAACACAGACGATGAAGAGACAAAATGTTGCGACCTTCGAAGACACGCAAGGTCCCGTGAAGATAGAGACAGCTACACAATGCCCAGGTGCAACTGAGACACAATATGTTACTGTCACTGGTGAAGTTACATACGTAACCACGACGAAACAACCAGGGACGCACTATGTGACAGTCACTGCAGGGGTGGCACAAGAGGGGAATAAATGGGCTAATGGAACCGTCGCAACCGCCCGGTGA